From the Pseudarthrobacter sp. MM222 genome, one window contains:
- a CDS encoding SDR family oxidoreductase, producing MGLLDNKTAIVTGSSRGIGADVAKYLAAEGANVLVNYRQKAPRANKVVTEIEAAGGRAAAVGADLTTQEGVQTLASAAMENFGSLDVLVLNASGGMETGMEEGYALKLNRDAQVNMLNAAVPLMPEGSRVVFVTSHQAHFIDTVPTMPEYEPVARSKRAGEDALRQLIPNLAEKGISLVVVSGDMIEGTVTATLLDRSSPGAIEARRAEAGKLYSVSEFAAEVAKMATADVETGHTEYVGGSDYFGKSAS from the coding sequence ATGGGACTGCTGGACAACAAGACCGCAATTGTGACCGGTTCATCGCGGGGAATCGGCGCCGACGTCGCCAAGTACCTCGCAGCCGAGGGCGCCAACGTGCTCGTGAACTACCGCCAGAAGGCGCCGCGCGCCAACAAGGTGGTCACGGAGATCGAAGCAGCCGGCGGACGCGCGGCAGCCGTGGGCGCGGACCTCACCACGCAGGAAGGCGTGCAGACGCTCGCCAGCGCGGCCATGGAGAACTTCGGTTCGCTCGATGTCCTGGTGCTGAATGCCTCCGGGGGTATGGAGACCGGTATGGAGGAGGGGTATGCGCTCAAGCTCAACCGCGACGCCCAGGTGAATATGCTCAACGCCGCCGTGCCGCTGATGCCGGAGGGCTCGCGGGTGGTCTTCGTGACCAGCCACCAGGCGCACTTCATCGACACCGTGCCCACCATGCCGGAGTATGAGCCGGTGGCCCGCAGCAAGCGTGCCGGCGAGGATGCCCTCCGTCAGCTCATCCCGAACCTCGCCGAAAAGGGCATCTCGCTCGTCGTCGTGTCCGGCGACATGATCGAGGGCACTGTCACGGCCACCCTGCTGGACCGCTCCAGCCCGGGCGCCATCGAAGCCCGCCGGGCCGAGGCCGGCAAGCTGTACTCGGTCTCCGAGTTCGCTGCCGAGGTCGCCAAGATGGCAACGGCCGACGTCGAGACCGGCCACACCGAGTACGTCGGCGGCTCCGACTACTTCGGCAAGAGCGCCAGCTAG
- the serB gene encoding phosphoserine phosphatase SerB, with protein MSPNVTAVSYGPKLSPSEIQQLRGVLSAAGATVEAETRTGDSRFEVYTADCGLASGTAAALTELRQAAAGAVEGVDTAIVPAALRSAPRKFLIMDVDSTLIQQEVIELLAAYAGKREEVTAVTEAAMRGELDFAQSLHARVAVLAGLKADVVDAVRAEVKLSDGAAELVAAFKAAGHVVAVVSGGFNQILQPIAEGLGLDYWIANELEIVDGALTGKVLGDVIDRAAKEKYLREWAAAEGIPLEHTIAVGDGANDLDMLGAAGIGVAFNAKPAVRVAADAVVSMPYLDAVRHIAGV; from the coding sequence ATGAGTCCGAACGTTACCGCGGTCAGCTACGGCCCGAAACTGTCCCCTTCCGAGATCCAGCAGCTCCGGGGCGTGCTCAGCGCGGCCGGTGCGACCGTGGAGGCGGAAACCCGGACCGGTGACAGCCGTTTCGAGGTGTACACCGCCGATTGCGGCCTGGCGTCCGGGACGGCGGCGGCGCTGACGGAACTCCGCCAGGCCGCAGCGGGTGCGGTCGAGGGCGTGGACACCGCGATCGTGCCCGCCGCACTCCGGAGCGCCCCGCGGAAGTTCCTGATCATGGACGTGGACTCCACCCTGATCCAGCAGGAGGTCATCGAACTCCTGGCCGCCTATGCCGGCAAGCGCGAGGAAGTCACGGCCGTGACGGAGGCTGCCATGCGCGGCGAATTGGACTTCGCGCAGAGCCTGCACGCACGCGTGGCCGTGCTCGCCGGCCTAAAGGCGGACGTCGTCGATGCCGTCCGCGCCGAAGTGAAGCTCAGCGACGGCGCCGCCGAGCTCGTGGCCGCGTTCAAGGCCGCCGGCCATGTGGTCGCGGTGGTGTCCGGCGGGTTCAACCAGATTCTCCAACCGATCGCGGAAGGCCTGGGGCTGGACTACTGGATTGCCAATGAGCTGGAAATTGTCGACGGCGCGCTGACCGGCAAGGTGCTGGGCGACGTGATCGACCGCGCCGCCAAGGAAAAGTACCTGCGCGAATGGGCCGCCGCGGAAGGCATCCCGCTGGAGCACACCATCGCGGTGGGCGACGGCGCCAACGACCTGGACATGCTCGGTGCCGCCGGGATCGGCGTGGCCTTCAACGCCAAGCCCGCCGTGCGCGTCGCGGCGGACGCCGTCGTGAGCATGCCCTATCTCGACGCCGTGCGGCACATCGCCGGGGTCTGA